A stretch of the Aerosakkonema funiforme FACHB-1375 genome encodes the following:
- a CDS encoding ABC transporter permease, producing MKGIFRKASVLLEVYYAHMVEYRAELVLWVLSGSLPLIMMGIWMQAAQGGRFGLTPVEFARYFLVVFFVRQFSVVWVIWDFEKEVVEGKLSPRLLQPLDPAWHHVASHISERFARLPFAIALMVLFFILYPQAVWLPSLQSFLLCVPALAIAFILRFLIQYTFAMFAFWIERASAIDQFWFLLYLFLSGMVAPLELFPPGVREVVLWTPFPYLVHFPAALLIGLPVDVVKGFLTMLGWCLFFFVCNRWLWRRGLKRYSGMGA from the coding sequence ATGAAAGGGATTTTTAGAAAAGCGAGCGTGCTGCTTGAAGTCTACTACGCTCATATGGTGGAGTATCGGGCAGAACTGGTGTTGTGGGTTTTGTCCGGGTCTTTGCCGCTGATTATGATGGGAATTTGGATGCAGGCGGCGCAAGGTGGCAGGTTCGGATTGACACCAGTGGAGTTTGCTCGCTACTTTCTGGTTGTTTTCTTTGTACGCCAGTTTTCGGTGGTGTGGGTGATTTGGGATTTTGAGAAAGAGGTGGTGGAAGGAAAGCTTTCTCCCAGGTTGTTACAGCCTCTAGACCCGGCTTGGCATCACGTCGCCTCTCATATTTCGGAACGCTTTGCTCGGTTGCCATTCGCGATCGCATTAATGGTGTTGTTTTTTATACTCTACCCCCAAGCGGTTTGGCTACCGAGTCTGCAAAGCTTTTTGCTGTGCGTACCGGCGTTGGCGATCGCTTTCATTTTACGCTTTTTAATTCAGTATACTTTTGCGATGTTCGCTTTTTGGATAGAGCGAGCATCCGCGATCGATCAATTCTGGTTTTTGCTCTACCTATTTCTCTCTGGTATGGTTGCGCCTCTCGAACTTTTTCCACCAGGGGTGCGAGAAGTCGTGCTTTGGACTCCGTTTCCCTATTTGGTTCATTTTCCAGCTGCTTTGTTGATAGGATTACCAGTAGATGTGGTAAAAGGATTTTTAACTATGCTGGGTTGGTGCTTGTTCTTTTTTGTCTGCAATCGCTGGTTGTGGCGTCGGGGACTGAAACGATATTCAGGAATGGGAGCATAA